From Anopheles arabiensis isolate DONGOLA chromosome 3, AaraD3, whole genome shotgun sequence, a single genomic window includes:
- the LOC120900511 gene encoding protein unzipped, translating to MANVRWTVSSTVVLFCLLALLPAHTEASTSSVFKALVIGTNTQAVTSSTLSWEKFSEAETHLQFAVRTFEPEPHSRETSESEQLHPLSYVCRVEIEGIFTAGHTVTEDTVTVCIVAAQLSEVERHHAFEVLINMGGGGKLKWQPWSRYHAGIFGGAVSAGMGKFSDYYVARTRARQGEGHHHHAGHDGYVVGNFDPNVKLTGRINAPLPGSTTSTEHEHGDILVEIEPVKYELRSIKQNKLRTIIKKNTTVLGSTILSNTDDRTSLAETVITYDYMKEIYWGKHEGVVQGLFTKVYDSRSQQTSNVTWGIKSATRHVETKSVNTMLEPGTAINVTLFGNYTEMEAPYTAMLKAYYDDNSDPVSRKINSIMVSRDMEDVKMEYSPVYWIENGTLVPTTTTTTTTTTTTTTTTTTTTTSTTEATTSLRPVPINSTPVEGGTMIDEDGMSNEIGHAPSTSRDLDVSRSNEKLEGSLDNMSSRSRSRSPNGATGSLKAVTTLSIWLGAVSLVLALRRN from the exons ATGGCAAACGTACGGTGGACCGTCAGCAGCACCGTGGTACTGTTCTGCCTGCTAGCACTGCTCCCTGCCCACACGGAAGCATCCACCAGCAGCGTGTTCAAGGCGCTGGTCATCGGTACCAACACGCAAGCCGTCACCTCCAGCACGCTGTCCTGGGAGAAGTTCAGCGAGGCCGAAACGCATCTCCAGTTCGCGGTGCGAACGTTCGAGCCCGAGCCACACTCACGGGAGACGTCTGAAAGTGAGCAG CTTCATCCGTTGAGCTATGTGTGCCGGGTGGAAATCGAAGGCATCTTTACCGCCGGTCACACCGTGACGGAGGACACGGTGACGGTCTGCATCGTGGCGGCTCAGCTGTCCGAGGTCGAGCGGCACCATGCGTTCGAGGTCCTGATCAACATGGGCGGAGGAGGCAAGCTGAAGTGGCAACCGTGGAGTCGATATCATGCCGGTATCTTCGGCGGTGCCGTCAGCGCCGGAATGGGCAAG TTCTCCGACTACTACGTTGCCCGTACGCGTGCGAGACAGGGCGAGGGACACCATCATCACGCCGGGCACGACGGCTATGTGGTGGGCAATTTCGACCCGAACGTGAAGCTGACCGGACGCATTAATGCACCGCTGCCCGGTTCCACCACGAGCACG GAACACGAGCACGGTGACATCTTGGTCGAAATCGAACCGGTTAAGTACGAGCTGCGCTCCATCAAGCAGAACAAGCTGCGAACGATCATCAAGAAGAACACGACCGTGCTTG GTTCCACCATCCTGTCCAACACGGACGATCGGACGAGCCTGGCGGAAACGGTCATCACGTACGACTACATGAAGGAGATCTACTGGGGCAAGCACGAGGGCGTCGTGCAGGGTCTGTTCACCAAGGTGTACGATTCCCGCTCCCAGCAGACGTCCAACGTTACCTGGGGCATCAAGAGCGCCACTCGTCATGTGGAG acaAAGTCAGTCAACACAATGCTGGAACCGGGAACGGCCATCAACGTGACGCTGTTTGGCAACTACACCGAGATGGAGGCACCGTACACAGCCATGCTCAAGGCATACTACGACGACAACAGCGACCCTGTCAGCAGAAAGATAAACTCTATC ATGGTGAGCCGTGATATGGAGGACGTCAAGATGGAGTACAGCCCGGTGTACTGGATCGAGAATGGTACGCTGGTGccgacgacgaccaccaccacgacgacgaccaccacgacgaccaccacgacgaccacgaccaccacctcgACGACCGAGGCGACGACCAGCTTGCGCCCGGTACCGATCAACAGCACGCCCGTCGAGGGAGGCACCATGATCGACGAGGACGGTATGAGCAACGAGATCGGGCACGCGCCGTCCACCAGCCGCGATCTGGACGTGAGCCGGAGCAACGAAAAGCTGGAAGGATCGCTCGACAACATGTCCAGCCGCAGCCGGAGCCGGAGCCCGAACGGTGCCACCGGCAGCTTGAAGGCGGTGACCACGCTTAGCATATGGTTGGGAGCGGTCTCGCTTGTCCTGGCGTTGCGTCGCAATTAA